A region from the uncultured Ilyobacter sp. genome encodes:
- a CDS encoding zinc ribbon domain-containing protein YjdM: MIDLPNCPKCNSEYTYEDGSVFVCPECAYEWTLEMESENSEEKNIVKDSNGTVLNDGDSVTVIKDLKVKGSSLVVKIGTKVKNIRLVEGDHDIACKIDGIGSMNLKSEFVKKI; the protein is encoded by the coding sequence ATGATTGATTTACCAAATTGCCCAAAATGTAACTCAGAATATACCTATGAAGATGGAAGTGTCTTTGTATGCCCAGAGTGTGCTTATGAGTGGACTTTAGAAATGGAAAGCGAAAACAGCGAAGAGAAAAATATAGTAAAAGATTCAAATGGAACAGTTTTAAATGACGGAGATTCTGTGACAGTTATAAAAGACCTTAAGGTAAAGGGAAGCTCCCTGGTGGTAAAAATAGGAACAAAGGTAAAAAATATAAGATTGGTAGAAGGGGATCATGATATTGCTTGTAAGATAGACGGTATCGGATCTATGAACTTAAAATCTGAATTTGTAAAAAAAATATAG